From one Acidobacteriota bacterium genomic stretch:
- a CDS encoding YbaN family protein, whose protein sequence is MKVVFIVIGSISLGLGILGIFLPLLPTTPFLLLTSACYLRGSDRLHNWLMSNKHLGGYIRNIKEGRGIPLRAKIITIAVLWASLIFSISRMDMLFVTVVLVLMGFGATLFLLKMETLIDDE, encoded by the coding sequence ATGAAGGTGGTTTTTATTGTCATCGGAAGCATATCTTTGGGCTTGGGCATTCTGGGTATCTTTCTGCCATTGTTGCCAACGACCCCGTTTCTTCTCTTGACGTCCGCCTGTTACCTTCGCGGTTCCGACCGGCTCCACAACTGGCTGATGTCAAATAAGCACCTCGGCGGCTACATCAGGAATATCAAAGAAGGCCGGGGCATTCCGTTACGAGCGAAGATCATCACAATTGCCGTCCTTTGGGCATCGCTGATTTTTTCAATTTCCAGAATGGATATGCTTTTTGTCACTGTGGTCCTGGTTTTGATGGGTTTCGGCGCGACTCTGTTTCTTCTAAAAATGGAAACATTAATCGACGATGAATGA